In Bacteroidota bacterium, the following proteins share a genomic window:
- a CDS encoding M3 family metallopeptidase: MKNLFFPGFNKTIDFKNLKSEDIKSATDLVIENTKKSLQHIYSIDARHRSFKNTMEAYDDLSDELSSVFSNIYLMGFVNDNSLIRDESQKSIAVLSKYSNELQLDENLYNAIRDYSLTPEAKELTGYKKKFLKETLERFKRNGFALDREKRAELKVIQDKLSDIELKFSANIAAYNDSLLVDEKGIEGLPEDYKTARKTKDGHYKIDLTYPSYFPFMKYAKSDDARKQLYIKFQNRAAPANLQVLDSMLDERAQMATLLGYPTFAAYQVEDRMVKNTKRVWDFENNLIQNVKLKADKDYALLIEEKRNYTKDPSADKIEPWEASFYTNLLLLNKYQLDNEKLKEYFEMNEVINGVMSIAKQLYDIDFKEIEHPSVWNPEVKMFEVHQSSKLIGYLYLDLFPRPNKYGHAACFPMISGHLTAKGYQLPVASLVCNFPRPTADKPSLIPHSDVETFFHEFGHLMHHILTRAELSSQAGTSVANDFVEVPSQFFENWAWNYESLKLFAKHYKTGEMLPKDLFNKMLAAKNVNSGIGTLQQIFYGTLDFTLHDRFDARGKETTTDVVRKLQNQITLYPYLEGTYFQASFDHLNGYGAGYYGYLWAKVYAEDMFSLFGDKNILNKQLGNRFRDKVLAKGSTMDELDIVKEFLGREPSNEAFLKSLGL, translated from the coding sequence ATGAAAAATTTATTTTTCCCGGGATTCAATAAAACGATTGATTTTAAAAATCTCAAGTCCGAAGATATAAAATCGGCCACCGACCTGGTGATTGAAAACACAAAAAAGTCCTTACAGCATATATATTCCATTGATGCCCGTCACCGTAGTTTTAAGAATACAATGGAAGCTTACGACGACCTTTCTGATGAGTTAAGTTCTGTATTTTCAAATATTTACCTGATGGGTTTTGTGAACGATAATTCGTTAATCCGGGATGAATCCCAGAAAAGCATAGCCGTTTTAAGCAAGTATTCCAATGAATTACAGTTGGACGAGAACCTCTACAATGCCATCAGGGATTATTCCCTGACCCCCGAAGCCAAAGAACTCACCGGTTATAAGAAAAAGTTCCTTAAAGAAACCTTGGAAAGGTTTAAGCGCAATGGTTTTGCATTAGACAGGGAAAAACGGGCCGAACTTAAAGTCATCCAGGATAAGTTGTCCGATATTGAGCTTAAATTCAGCGCCAATATTGCTGCATATAACGATTCGCTCCTGGTTGATGAAAAAGGCATTGAAGGTTTGCCGGAGGATTACAAAACTGCACGCAAAACAAAGGATGGACATTATAAAATTGACCTGACCTATCCTTCGTATTTTCCGTTTATGAAATATGCCAAATCCGATGATGCCCGTAAGCAGCTTTATATAAAGTTCCAAAACCGGGCTGCACCAGCCAATTTGCAGGTACTTGACAGTATGCTGGATGAACGTGCCCAAATGGCTACCTTATTAGGTTATCCAACATTTGCTGCTTATCAGGTGGAAGACAGGATGGTGAAAAATACCAAACGGGTATGGGATTTTGAAAATAACCTGATACAGAATGTGAAACTTAAGGCAGATAAGGATTATGCTTTACTTATTGAAGAAAAAAGGAATTATACAAAAGATCCTTCAGCTGATAAGATTGAACCTTGGGAAGCCTCATTTTACACTAACTTGCTTCTTCTGAACAAATATCAGCTGGATAATGAAAAGCTGAAGGAATATTTTGAAATGAATGAAGTGATCAACGGAGTGATGAGCATTGCTAAACAGCTTTATGATATAGATTTTAAGGAGATAGAGCATCCATCCGTTTGGAATCCTGAAGTGAAAATGTTTGAGGTTCATCAAAGCAGCAAACTGATCGGGTATTTGTACCTTGACCTTTTCCCGCGGCCTAATAAATATGGCCATGCTGCTTGTTTCCCGATGATTAGTGGACATTTGACTGCTAAAGGTTACCAGTTGCCGGTAGCCAGCCTGGTATGCAATTTCCCGCGGCCAACTGCCGACAAGCCTTCGCTGATTCCACATTCCGACGTGGAAACTTTCTTCCATGAATTTGGACATTTGATGCACCATATTTTAACCAGGGCCGAATTATCCTCCCAGGCCGGTACTTCTGTGGCCAACGATTTTGTGGAAGTTCCATCCCAGTTTTTCGAAAATTGGGCATGGAACTATGAATCTCTGAAATTATTCGCCAAACATTATAAAACAGGAGAGATGCTTCCCAAAGATCTTTTCAACAAGATGCTTGCTGCAAAAAATGTAAATTCCGGTATTGGCACGCTTCAGCAGATTTTTTACGGAACACTTGATTTTACCCTGCACGACAGGTTCGATGCCAGGGGCAAAGAGACCACCACCGATGTAGTAAGAAAGTTGCAAAATCAGATTACTTTATATCCATACCTGGAAGGTACTTATTTTCAGGCAAGTTTCGATCACCTCAATGGCTATGGTGCAGGATATTATGGCTATCTGTGGGCTAAAGTTTATGCTGAAGACATGTTCTCCTTGTTTGGAGACAAGAACATTTTAAATAAGCAGCTGGGAAACCGTTTCAGGGACAAGGTACTTGCAAAAGGTTCCACAATGGATGAACTGGATATTGTAAAAGAATTCTTAGGGCGTGAACCCAGCAA